In a genomic window of Nomascus leucogenys isolate Asia chromosome 4, Asia_NLE_v1, whole genome shotgun sequence:
- the GRM2 gene encoding metabotropic glutamate receptor 2 isoform X2, giving the protein MGSLLGLLALLLLWGTVAEGPAKKVLTLEGDLVLGGLFPVHQKGGPAEDCGPVNEHRGIQRLEAMLFALDRINRDPHLLPGVRLGAHILDSCSKDTHALEQALDFVRASLSRGADGSRHICPDGSYATHGDAPTAITGVIGGSYSDVSIQVANLLRLFQIPQISYASTSAKLSDKSRYDYFARTVPPDFFQAKAMAEILRFFNWTYVSTVASEGDYGETGIEAFELEARARNICVATSEKVGRAMSRAAFEGVVRALLQKPSARVAVLFTRSEDARELLAASQRLNASFTWVASDGWGALESVVAGSEGAAEGAITIELASYPISDFASYFQSLDPWNNSRNPWFREFWEQRFHCSFRQRDCAAHSLRAVPFEQESKIMFVVNAVYAMAHALHNMHRALCPNTTRLCDAMRPVNGRRLYKDFVLNVKFDAPFRPADTHNEVRFDRFGDGIGRYNIFTYLRAGSGRYRYQKVGYWAEGLTLDTSLIPWASPSASPLPASRCSEPCLQNEVKSVQPGEVCCWLCIPCQPYEYRLDEFTCADCGLGYWPNASLTGCFELPQEYIRWGDAWAVGPVTIACLGALATLFVLGVFVRHNATPVVKASGRELCYILLGGVFLCYCMTFIFIAKPSTAVCTLRRLGLGTAFSVCYSALLTKTNRIARIFGGAREGAQRPRFISPASQVAICLALISGQLLIVVAWLVVEAPGTGKETAPERREVVTLRCNHRDASMLGSLAYNVLLIALCTLYAFKTRKCPENFNEAKFIGFTMYTTCIIWLAFLPIFYVTSSDYRVQTTTMCVSVSLSGSVVLGCLFAPKLHIILFQPQKNVVSHRAPTSRFSSAAARASSSLGQGSGSQFVPTVCNGREVVDSTTSSL; this is encoded by the exons ATGGGATCGCTGCTTGGGCTCCTGGCACTGCTGCTGCTGTGGGGTACTGTGGCTGAGGGCCCAGCCAAGAAGGTGCTGACCCTGGAGGGAGACTTGGTGCTGGGTGGGCTGTTCCCAGTGCACCAGAAGGGCGGCCCAGCAGAGGACTGTGGTCCTGTCAATGAGCACCGTGGCATCCAGCGCCTGGAGGCTATGCTTTTTGCACTGGACCGCATCAACCGTGACCCGCACCTGCTGCCTGGCGTGCGCCTGGGTGCGCACATCCTCGACAGCTGCTCCAAGGACACACATGCGCTGGAGCAGGCACTGGACTTTGTGCGTGCCTCACTCAGCCGTGGTGCTGATGGCTCACGCCACATCTGCCCCGACGGCTCTTATGCGACCCATGGTGATGCTCCCACTGCCATCACTGGTGTTATTGGCGGTTCCTACAGTGATGTCTCCATCCAG GTGGCCAACCTCTTGCGGCTATTTCAGATCCCACAGATCAGCTACGCCTCCACCAGTGCCAAGCTGAGTGACAAGTCCCGCTATGACTACTTTGCCCGCACAGTGCCTCCTGACTTCTTCCAAGCCAAGGCCATGGCTGAGATTCTCCGCTTCTTCAACTGGACCTATGTGTCCACTGTGGCATCTGAGGGTGACTATGGCGAGACAGGCATTGAGGCCTTTGAGCTAGAGGCTCGTGCCCGCAACATCTGTGTAGCCACCTCGGAGAAAGTGGGCCGTGCCATGAGCCGCGCGGCCTTTGAGGGTGTGGTGCGAGCCCTGCTGCAGAAGCCCAGTGCCCGCGTGGCTGTCCTGTTCACCCGTTCTGAGGATGCCCGGGAGCTGCTTGCTGCCAGCCAGCGCCTCAATGCCAGCTTCACCTGGGTGGCCAGTGATGGCTGGGGGGCCCTAgagagtgtggtggcaggcagtgAGGGGGCTGCTGAGGGTGCCATCACCATCGAGCTGGCCTCGTACCCCATCAGTGACTTTGCCTCCTACTTCCAGAGCCTGGACCCTTGGAACAACAGCCGGAACCCCTGGTTCCGTGAATTCTGGGAGCAGAGGTTCCACTGCAGCTTCCGGCAGCGAGACTGCGCAGCCCACTCTCTCCGGGCTGTGCCCTTTGAGCAGGAGTCCAAGATCATGTTTGTGGTCAATGCAGTGTACGCCATGGCCCATGCGCTCCACAACATGCACCGTGCCCTCTGCCCCAACACCACCCGGCTCTGTGACGCAATGCGGCCAGTTAATGGGCGCCGCCTCTACAAGGACTTTGTGCTCAACGTCAAGTTTGACG CCCCCTTTCGCCCAGCTGACACCCACAATGAGGTCCGCTTTGACCGCTTTGGTGATGGTATTGGCCGCTACAACATCTTCACCTATCTGCGTGCAGGCAGTGGGCGCTATCGCTACCAGAAGGTGGGCTACTGGGCAGAAGGCTTGACTCTGGACACCAGCCTCATCCCATGGGCCTCACCCTCAGCCAGCCCCCTGCCCGCCTCTCGCTGCAGTGAGCCCTGCCTCCAGAATGAGGTGAAGAGTGTGCAGCCGGGCGAGGTCTGCTGCTGGCTCTGCATCCCGTGCCAGCCCTATGAGTACCGATTGGACGAATTCACTTGCGCTGATTGTGGCCTGGGCTACTGGCCCAATGCCAGCCTGACTGGCTGCTTCGAACTGCCCCAGGAGTACATCCGCTGGGGTGATGCCTGGGCTGTAGGACCTGTCACCATCGCCTGCCTGGGTGCCCTGGCCACCCTCTTTGTGCTGGGTGTCTTTGTGCGGCACAATGCCACACCAGTGGTCAAGGCCTCGGGTCGGGAGCTCTGCTACATCCTGCTGGGTGGTGTCTTCCTCTGCTACTGCATGACCTTCATCTTCATTGCCAAGCCATCCACGGCAGTGTGTACCTTACGGCGTCTTGGTTTGGGCACTGCCTTCTCTGTCTGCTACTCAGCCCTGCTTACCAAGACCAACCGCATTGCACGCATCTTCGGTGGGGCCCGGGAGGGTGCCCAGCGGCCACGCTTCATCAGTCCTGCCTCACAGGTGGCCATCTGCCTGGCGCTTATCTCGGGCCAGCTGCTCATCGTGGTAGCCTGGCTGGTGGTGGAGGCACCGGGCACAGGCAAGGAGACGGCCCCCGAACGGCGGGAGGTGGTGACACTGCGCTGCAACCACCGCGATGCAAGTATGTTGGGCTCGCTGGCCTACAATGTGCTCCTCATCGCGCTCTGCACGCTTTATGCCTTCAAGACTCGCAAGTGCCCCGAAAACTTCAACGAGGCCAAGTTCATTGGCTTCACCATGTACACCACCTGCATCATCTGGCTGGCATTCCTGCCCATCTTCTATGTCACCTCCAGTGACTACCGG GTACAGACCACCACCATGTGCGTGTCAGTTAGCCTCAGCGGCTCCGTGGTGCTTGGCTGCCTCTTTGCGCCCAAGCTGCACATCATCCTCTTCCAGCCGCAGAAGAACGTGGTTAGCCACCGGGCGCCCACCAGCCGCTTTAGCAGTGCTGCTGCCAGGgccagctccagccttggccaag GGTCTGGCTCCCAGTTTGTCCCCACTGTTTGCAATGGCCGTGAGGTGGTGGACTCGACAACATCATCGCTTTGA
- the GRM2 gene encoding metabotropic glutamate receptor 2 isoform X1: MGSLLGLLALLLLWGTVAEGPAKKVLTLEGDLVLGGLFPVHQKGGPAEDCGPVNEHRGIQRLEAMLFALDRINRDPHLLPGVRLGAHILDSCSKDTHALEQALDFVRASLSRGADGSRHICPDGSYATHGDAPTAITGVIGGSYSDVSIQVANLLRLFQIPQISYASTSAKLSDKSRYDYFARTVPPDFFQAKAMAEILRFFNWTYVSTVASEGDYGETGIEAFELEARARNICVATSEKVGRAMSRAAFEGVVRALLQKPSARVAVLFTRSEDARELLAASQRLNASFTWVASDGWGALESVVAGSEGAAEGAITIELASYPISDFASYFQSLDPWNNSRNPWFREFWEQRFHCSFRQRDCAAHSLRAVPFEQESKIMFVVNAVYAMAHALHNMHRALCPNTTRLCDAMRPVNGRRLYKDFVLNVKFDAPFRPADTHNEVRFDRFGDGIGRYNIFTYLRAGSGRYRYQKVGYWAEGLTLDTSLIPWASPSASPLPASRCSEPCLQNEVKSVQPGEVCCWLCIPCQPYEYRLDEFTCADCGLGYWPNASLTGCFELPQEYIRWGDAWAVGPVTIACLGALATLFVLGVFVRHNATPVVKASGRELCYILLGGVFLCYCMTFIFIAKPSTAVCTLRRLGLGTAFSVCYSALLTKTNRIARIFGGAREGAQRPRFISPASQVAICLALISGQLLIVVAWLVVEAPGTGKETAPERREVVTLRCNHRDASMLGSLAYNVLLIALCTLYAFKTRKCPENFNEAKFIGFTMYTTCIIWLAFLPIFYVTSSDYRVSYLPQRSGEMGHQTLCFLVQTTTMCVSVSLSGSVVLGCLFAPKLHIILFQPQKNVVSHRAPTSRFSSAAARASSSLGQGSGSQFVPTVCNGREVVDSTTSSL, encoded by the exons ATGGGATCGCTGCTTGGGCTCCTGGCACTGCTGCTGCTGTGGGGTACTGTGGCTGAGGGCCCAGCCAAGAAGGTGCTGACCCTGGAGGGAGACTTGGTGCTGGGTGGGCTGTTCCCAGTGCACCAGAAGGGCGGCCCAGCAGAGGACTGTGGTCCTGTCAATGAGCACCGTGGCATCCAGCGCCTGGAGGCTATGCTTTTTGCACTGGACCGCATCAACCGTGACCCGCACCTGCTGCCTGGCGTGCGCCTGGGTGCGCACATCCTCGACAGCTGCTCCAAGGACACACATGCGCTGGAGCAGGCACTGGACTTTGTGCGTGCCTCACTCAGCCGTGGTGCTGATGGCTCACGCCACATCTGCCCCGACGGCTCTTATGCGACCCATGGTGATGCTCCCACTGCCATCACTGGTGTTATTGGCGGTTCCTACAGTGATGTCTCCATCCAG GTGGCCAACCTCTTGCGGCTATTTCAGATCCCACAGATCAGCTACGCCTCCACCAGTGCCAAGCTGAGTGACAAGTCCCGCTATGACTACTTTGCCCGCACAGTGCCTCCTGACTTCTTCCAAGCCAAGGCCATGGCTGAGATTCTCCGCTTCTTCAACTGGACCTATGTGTCCACTGTGGCATCTGAGGGTGACTATGGCGAGACAGGCATTGAGGCCTTTGAGCTAGAGGCTCGTGCCCGCAACATCTGTGTAGCCACCTCGGAGAAAGTGGGCCGTGCCATGAGCCGCGCGGCCTTTGAGGGTGTGGTGCGAGCCCTGCTGCAGAAGCCCAGTGCCCGCGTGGCTGTCCTGTTCACCCGTTCTGAGGATGCCCGGGAGCTGCTTGCTGCCAGCCAGCGCCTCAATGCCAGCTTCACCTGGGTGGCCAGTGATGGCTGGGGGGCCCTAgagagtgtggtggcaggcagtgAGGGGGCTGCTGAGGGTGCCATCACCATCGAGCTGGCCTCGTACCCCATCAGTGACTTTGCCTCCTACTTCCAGAGCCTGGACCCTTGGAACAACAGCCGGAACCCCTGGTTCCGTGAATTCTGGGAGCAGAGGTTCCACTGCAGCTTCCGGCAGCGAGACTGCGCAGCCCACTCTCTCCGGGCTGTGCCCTTTGAGCAGGAGTCCAAGATCATGTTTGTGGTCAATGCAGTGTACGCCATGGCCCATGCGCTCCACAACATGCACCGTGCCCTCTGCCCCAACACCACCCGGCTCTGTGACGCAATGCGGCCAGTTAATGGGCGCCGCCTCTACAAGGACTTTGTGCTCAACGTCAAGTTTGACG CCCCCTTTCGCCCAGCTGACACCCACAATGAGGTCCGCTTTGACCGCTTTGGTGATGGTATTGGCCGCTACAACATCTTCACCTATCTGCGTGCAGGCAGTGGGCGCTATCGCTACCAGAAGGTGGGCTACTGGGCAGAAGGCTTGACTCTGGACACCAGCCTCATCCCATGGGCCTCACCCTCAGCCAGCCCCCTGCCCGCCTCTCGCTGCAGTGAGCCCTGCCTCCAGAATGAGGTGAAGAGTGTGCAGCCGGGCGAGGTCTGCTGCTGGCTCTGCATCCCGTGCCAGCCCTATGAGTACCGATTGGACGAATTCACTTGCGCTGATTGTGGCCTGGGCTACTGGCCCAATGCCAGCCTGACTGGCTGCTTCGAACTGCCCCAGGAGTACATCCGCTGGGGTGATGCCTGGGCTGTAGGACCTGTCACCATCGCCTGCCTGGGTGCCCTGGCCACCCTCTTTGTGCTGGGTGTCTTTGTGCGGCACAATGCCACACCAGTGGTCAAGGCCTCGGGTCGGGAGCTCTGCTACATCCTGCTGGGTGGTGTCTTCCTCTGCTACTGCATGACCTTCATCTTCATTGCCAAGCCATCCACGGCAGTGTGTACCTTACGGCGTCTTGGTTTGGGCACTGCCTTCTCTGTCTGCTACTCAGCCCTGCTTACCAAGACCAACCGCATTGCACGCATCTTCGGTGGGGCCCGGGAGGGTGCCCAGCGGCCACGCTTCATCAGTCCTGCCTCACAGGTGGCCATCTGCCTGGCGCTTATCTCGGGCCAGCTGCTCATCGTGGTAGCCTGGCTGGTGGTGGAGGCACCGGGCACAGGCAAGGAGACGGCCCCCGAACGGCGGGAGGTGGTGACACTGCGCTGCAACCACCGCGATGCAAGTATGTTGGGCTCGCTGGCCTACAATGTGCTCCTCATCGCGCTCTGCACGCTTTATGCCTTCAAGACTCGCAAGTGCCCCGAAAACTTCAACGAGGCCAAGTTCATTGGCTTCACCATGTACACCACCTGCATCATCTGGCTGGCATTCCTGCCCATCTTCTATGTCACCTCCAGTGACTACCGGGTGAGCTACCTGCCACAGAGGTCAGGGGAGATGGGACACCAGACCCTCTGTTTCCTG GTACAGACCACCACCATGTGCGTGTCAGTTAGCCTCAGCGGCTCCGTGGTGCTTGGCTGCCTCTTTGCGCCCAAGCTGCACATCATCCTCTTCCAGCCGCAGAAGAACGTGGTTAGCCACCGGGCGCCCACCAGCCGCTTTAGCAGTGCTGCTGCCAGGgccagctccagccttggccaag GGTCTGGCTCCCAGTTTGTCCCCACTGTTTGCAATGGCCGTGAGGTGGTGGACTCGACAACATCATCGCTTTGA
- the GRM2 gene encoding metabotropic glutamate receptor 2 isoform X3 has protein sequence MTAADHHYASGGITVGTVGDKAWKPWPRVKMKTPFRPADTHNEVRFDRFGDGIGRYNIFTYLRAGSGRYRYQKVGYWAEGLTLDTSLIPWASPSASPLPASRCSEPCLQNEVKSVQPGEVCCWLCIPCQPYEYRLDEFTCADCGLGYWPNASLTGCFELPQEYIRWGDAWAVGPVTIACLGALATLFVLGVFVRHNATPVVKASGRELCYILLGGVFLCYCMTFIFIAKPSTAVCTLRRLGLGTAFSVCYSALLTKTNRIARIFGGAREGAQRPRFISPASQVAICLALISGQLLIVVAWLVVEAPGTGKETAPERREVVTLRCNHRDASMLGSLAYNVLLIALCTLYAFKTRKCPENFNEAKFIGFTMYTTCIIWLAFLPIFYVTSSDYRVQTTTMCVSVSLSGSVVLGCLFAPKLHIILFQPQKNVVSHRAPTSRFSSAAARASSSLGQGSGSQFVPTVCNGREVVDSTTSSL, from the exons ATGACTGCTGCAGATCATCACTATGCTTCAGGAGGAATCACCGTGGGAACAGTGGGAGACAAAGCTTGGAAGCCCTGGCCCAGGGTTAAGATGAAGA CCCCCTTTCGCCCAGCTGACACCCACAATGAGGTCCGCTTTGACCGCTTTGGTGATGGTATTGGCCGCTACAACATCTTCACCTATCTGCGTGCAGGCAGTGGGCGCTATCGCTACCAGAAGGTGGGCTACTGGGCAGAAGGCTTGACTCTGGACACCAGCCTCATCCCATGGGCCTCACCCTCAGCCAGCCCCCTGCCCGCCTCTCGCTGCAGTGAGCCCTGCCTCCAGAATGAGGTGAAGAGTGTGCAGCCGGGCGAGGTCTGCTGCTGGCTCTGCATCCCGTGCCAGCCCTATGAGTACCGATTGGACGAATTCACTTGCGCTGATTGTGGCCTGGGCTACTGGCCCAATGCCAGCCTGACTGGCTGCTTCGAACTGCCCCAGGAGTACATCCGCTGGGGTGATGCCTGGGCTGTAGGACCTGTCACCATCGCCTGCCTGGGTGCCCTGGCCACCCTCTTTGTGCTGGGTGTCTTTGTGCGGCACAATGCCACACCAGTGGTCAAGGCCTCGGGTCGGGAGCTCTGCTACATCCTGCTGGGTGGTGTCTTCCTCTGCTACTGCATGACCTTCATCTTCATTGCCAAGCCATCCACGGCAGTGTGTACCTTACGGCGTCTTGGTTTGGGCACTGCCTTCTCTGTCTGCTACTCAGCCCTGCTTACCAAGACCAACCGCATTGCACGCATCTTCGGTGGGGCCCGGGAGGGTGCCCAGCGGCCACGCTTCATCAGTCCTGCCTCACAGGTGGCCATCTGCCTGGCGCTTATCTCGGGCCAGCTGCTCATCGTGGTAGCCTGGCTGGTGGTGGAGGCACCGGGCACAGGCAAGGAGACGGCCCCCGAACGGCGGGAGGTGGTGACACTGCGCTGCAACCACCGCGATGCAAGTATGTTGGGCTCGCTGGCCTACAATGTGCTCCTCATCGCGCTCTGCACGCTTTATGCCTTCAAGACTCGCAAGTGCCCCGAAAACTTCAACGAGGCCAAGTTCATTGGCTTCACCATGTACACCACCTGCATCATCTGGCTGGCATTCCTGCCCATCTTCTATGTCACCTCCAGTGACTACCGG GTACAGACCACCACCATGTGCGTGTCAGTTAGCCTCAGCGGCTCCGTGGTGCTTGGCTGCCTCTTTGCGCCCAAGCTGCACATCATCCTCTTCCAGCCGCAGAAGAACGTGGTTAGCCACCGGGCGCCCACCAGCCGCTTTAGCAGTGCTGCTGCCAGGgccagctccagccttggccaag GGTCTGGCTCCCAGTTTGTCCCCACTGTTTGCAATGGCCGTGAGGTGGTGGACTCGACAACATCATCGCTTTGA